The following proteins come from a genomic window of Macrobrachium nipponense isolate FS-2020 chromosome 18, ASM1510439v2, whole genome shotgun sequence:
- the LOC135196686 gene encoding cilia- and flagella-associated protein 251-like, which translates to MCMKVEEVVTSLELRIHRMNALKAQRWLEPTTEIVEPGRGDGTVPRGNLVNNLALFFGAAVILLLLGWTTFSYLKRRSTSWKNTNIMDDTELLDEKEEGFDEALDDFHVRKIVDLEARHRMEVQATLEDDDEEEEEEEEEEDDDDEEEDDDDDEEEEEEEEIVEENDDSTEEETVKQDEDPKEEETAEETVEQDDDSTEEETVKQDEDSKEEETVEETVEQEEDSEEKETVDNDDYFTDEERVEQNEDSTEEETIEEYEEDSEEEKEGEKEKPEDEDDHDEFLEILGQFMNDSTASSEFPRPSLVCGRRRNDVLEAVLAMRWEMDRLARENEKLQKERLDHLNLTEELQNKKDIEMNNIRTEFESLAGENSKLNDALLECKRRERELECQVRKLTEEVENLEETRTGKKEQVPSEVQGGTEVAELQNIIDKQADLISRLKKKLLEMEEERRQQESDFQEWERTVYTVRNEELRVEGSLEGNQS; encoded by the coding sequence ATGTGCATGAAAGTAGAGGAAGTAGTGACCAGCTTAGAGCTCCGCATTCATCGTATGAATGCATTGAAGGCTCAGCGCTGGTTGGAACCCACCACTGAAATTGTTGAACCTGGCCGCGGGGACGGAACCGTCCCCCGCGGAAATCTTGTTAATAATTTGGCGCTGTTCTTCGGAGCAGCGGTTATTCTTTTATTACTTGGATGGACGACCTTCTCTTACTTGAAGAGGAGATCGACTTCTTGGAAAAACACTAACATCATGGACGACACCGAACTTTTGGACGAGAAAGAGGAAGGATTTGATGAGGCCTTGGATGACTTCCATGTTAGGAAGATTGTAGATCTTGAGGCAAGACATCGAATGGAGGTTCAGGCGACGTTGGAAGAcgatgatgaagaggaggaggaggaggaggaggaggaggacgacgacgacgaggaggaggacgacgacgacgacgaagaggaggaggaggaggaggagatagtaGAAGAGAATGATGACTCAACAGAGGAGGAGACAGTCAAACAGGATGAAGACCCCAAGGAGGAGGAGACAGCAGAGGAGACGGTCGAACAGGATGATGACTCGACAGAGGAGGAGACAGTCAAACAGGATGAAGACTCCAAGGAGGAGGAGACAGTAGAGGAGACAGTCGAACAGGAAGAAGACTCTGAGGAGAAGGAGACAGTAGACAATGATGATTACTTCACAGACGAGGAGAGAGTCGAACAGAATGAAGACTCCACAGAGGAGGAGACAATCGAAGAATATGAAGAAGATtccgaggaggagaaggagggagagaaagagaaaccagaagatgaagatgatCACGACGAGTTCCTGGAAATTCTGGGGCAGTTCATGAATGATTCCACAGCCTCCAGCGAATTCCCAAGGCCATCGCTGGTGTGTGGTCGCAGGAGGAATGATGTCCTCGAGGCAGTTCTCGCGATGCGTTGGGAGATGGACAGACTCGCGAGGGAGAATGAGAAGCTGCAGAAGGAACGACTGGACCACCTGAATTTGACTGAGGAACTGCAAAACAAGAAGGACATAGAGATGAACAATATTAGAACAGAGTTTGAAAGCCTTGCAGGAGAGAATAGTAAGCTGAACGATGCCTTGCTGGAATGCAAGAGGCGGGAAAGGGAACTAGAATGTCAAGTTAGAAAATTAACCGAGGAGGTCGAAAATTTAGAAGAAACGAGAACTGGGAAGAAAGAACAGGTGCCTTCTGAAGTACAAGGAGGCACTGAAGTCGCTGAACTGCAGAACATTATAGATAAACAAGCCGATCTAATCAGCCGTTTGAAGAAGAAGCTTCTGGAAATGGAAGAGGAGAGACGGCAGCAGGAATCCGATTTCCAAGAATGGGAAAGGACAGTCTATACAGTCAGGAATGAAGAACTCCGAGTTGAAGGTAGCCTTGAAGGAAAtcaatcataa